The following DNA comes from Occultella kanbiaonis.
CGGTCGCGTAGACCGATGCCGGGTCCATGGCGAGCGCCGTCAGGGACGACCCGAGGCCGACGACGGTCAGGATGACGGCAACGATTCGACGTGGCCGGGCGGCCCGTGAGCGCTTCGCGGCGGTCGGTTCGCCGATCGGGCTCCGGCCCGCCGCCTCGCGGCTGCCCACGAACGCGCCGACGGTGGCGGCCACGATGACGACCACGCCGGCCAGCACCGGGGCGAGCGCCCCGGGGGCGAACGTGGCGGCACCCGAGATCACGCCGCTCGCCGCGGTCGCGGTGACGATGACGGCACCGAAGGCGTACCCGAGCAGGATGCCTGGCACCGCGGCGACTGCCGCGATCACCAGGGTCTCGACGGAGACCATCCGGCGGACCTGGCCCGGTGTGGCGCCGATGAGCCGGAGACCTCGGACCTCCTCCGTTCGCCCGCCGAGTGCCACGCCGACCGTCGAGATGACGGCGAAGACGACGATCCCGAGGATCCAGCTCCCGAGGATGACCGGGAACTGCACGAGGAACGCCCGATCCTCGACCCGTGTGCTCGCGGCCAGTCCGGTCGCCATCACGCCGGCCATGCCGGACAGGAGCATGACCCCCACGAGCACGACCATGGCGGTCGCGGCGGCGCCGGCCCGATGGCGTGCGATCGACAGCAGCGCGAGCCGGATCACAGCGACGCTCCGGTGATCGCGTTCGAGCGCTCGGCCAGGTCCAGCAGGCTCGACATGCGCACGGCGACGTCGCGGCTGGTGGGGTCGGGCAACCGGTCCACGATGCGCCCGTCGGCGAGGAACAGCACCTCGTCGGAGTAGGCCGCCGCGGCCGGGTCGTGCGTGACCATGATGATCGTCTGCCCCGCATCGGCGAGCTCGCGGAGCACGGTGAGTACCTCACGGGCGCTCCGGAGGTCGAGCGCGCCGGTGGGCTCGTCGGCGAAGACGACCGCCGGCCTCGCGATCAGCGCCCTGGCGATCGCGACGCGCTGCTGCTGCCCGCCGGAGAGCTGGGGCGGGCGATGCGAGGCCCGTTCCCCGAGCCCGACGCGGGCCAGCAGACGCTCGGTGGCGGCCCGGTCGGGGCGGCGTCCCTCGAGCCGCAAGGGGAGTTCGACGTTCTCGGTGACCGTCAGGGCGGGAAGCAGGTTGAAGGACTGGAAGACGAACCCGATCGCGACCCTGCGCAGCCGCGCGAGAGCCTTCTCGTCGAGGGTCGTGACCTCGGAACCGCCGAGCTGCACGGATCCGGAGGTCGGCTTCTGAAGGCCGGCCGCGCAGTGCATCAACGTCGTCTTTCCCGACCCGGACGGGCCCATGACCGCCGTGAAGCTGCCG
Coding sequences within:
- a CDS encoding FtsX-like permease family protein gives rise to the protein MIRLALLSIARHRAGAAATAMVVLVGVMLLSGMAGVMATGLAASTRVEDRAFLVQFPVILGSWILGIVVFAVISTVGVALGGRTEEVRGLRLIGATPGQVRRMVSVETLVIAAVAAVPGILLGYAFGAVIVTATAASGVISGAATFAPGALAPVLAGVVVIVAATVGAFVGSREAAGRSPIGEPTAAKRSRAARPRRIVAVILTVVGLGSSLTALAMDPASVYATAATGPGCVLVAVGAALLAPELLRLADRTLIVVLRRRGGAETRLAATNLRVAPERIRPAVTFLTLFVGVAAGTLSMQSIENQASRAGDGIGQLMAAINYLVVLLIAAFMSIALVNNLIASIRQRRSELAVLSSVGATTGQATRMLVTETAVAAIVAVVVGTVGSIAVVVPFAILKTGTAAAAVQVLPLVAVVIAAAGITLFTTVVSGGQTARAARVA
- a CDS encoding ABC transporter ATP-binding protein, which gives rise to MTAPALETVALSTTALSCTYETGGAPIRALRDVDLAIRSGSFTAVMGPSGSGKTTLMHCAAGLQKPTSGSVQLGGSEVTTLDEKALARLRRVAIGFVFQSFNLLPALTVTENVELPLRLEGRRPDRAATERLLARVGLGERASHRPPQLSGGQQQRVAIARALIARPAVVFADEPTGALDLRSAREVLTVLRELADAGQTIIMVTHDPAAAAYSDEVLFLADGRIVDRLPDPTSRDVAVRMSSLLDLAERSNAITGASL